Within Brachyhypopomus gauderio isolate BG-103 chromosome 4, BGAUD_0.2, whole genome shotgun sequence, the genomic segment tgatggtgatgatgggaATGTGTAACtaccttatggctgaacggatGACACTCGTCCCCCTCCAGCCCCTGCGGCGTGCACATCCGCAGGCCACGCAGCCACAGGctgacagcacagcacagccccACGCCACACTGAATGTCTCTGTCGCACGCCTgccacatgaccacacacacacacgcacacacacacgcacgtgaccagacaccccccccccccccccccccgacgcaTGTTCACGCATTCACACGTTCACACATACGCCACATgtacacacgtacgcacacaaatgcacagtGACACAAGGATCCATTATGGGCATCATATCAGTTTCTGTCATGTGTAGGTGTTCTGGACAATAGCAAAACAGAAGCATCATGCTACCATTTACTGATTACTTAGTACGGTAATAGGATGTACAGCTTTTGTGATGATCACATTGATCTGAGCAGTTATACAGAACAAAAAGTGTCATACTGTTATCAACACAAATTGTATAtgatttttctgtttttcaACAGTTTTTTCATGATTTTACTTTACTGAGATATTCCCTTACTGAGATGTCCTTTGTATAACAGTCTTTTTATTTATGAtttccttgtatttttcagCATAACAGCTATTGGATTCAGGCAATTAATTCAATTACTTATGAAATTAAATCAAACACAGAACTTGGTCATGTTTAGTTACTCTTAAATACTATGCAAAAAGCATATAAAAAGTCGGTCAGGTGTAATGATATTATGGAGACCTACCCCAGTGATGACAGCACATCGGAAGCCACTCAGAGACAACAAGAGTACTGAGAAGAGGACCACCAAGCTCATAGCAGCAACAGGAGAGCTCCGAGACACGATTCAGCTCTCTCGATTTCCTTTTGTATCTGCTCCTTGTAGCTCTCTCTAACTCTGTCTCCCTACTCTCCTCACTTCTGATCTCAGTTGTCTTTCAGATGAGGGCTGCCCTGTTGTTCCTTGTTTGTTagtctcttcttcttcttcttcttct encodes:
- the prok1 gene encoding prokineticin-1, with protein sequence MSLVVLFSVLLLSLSGFRCAVITGACDRDIQCGVGLCCAVSLWLRGLRMCTPQGLEGDECHPFSHKVPFPGKRQHHTCPCLPQLVCTRFADTRYRCTKDYKNIDF